From bacterium, a single genomic window includes:
- a CDS encoding glutamine-hydrolyzing GMP synthase produces the protein MANYDRVLILDFGSQYTQLIARRVRELGVHSEIHPCTTSASDSQFDDVKAIILSGGPNSVLDENRPDFDENWLKREVPILGICYGMQLLAQHYGGKVARSTRREYGRADFRLVEPSLLCKGLPEQESSQVWMSHGDHVEALPKDFATIGASDTLPIAAMAHNTRPMYALQFHPEVAHSEHGIKLIENFLFEIAKLNRDWDASHFIHQAVETISHTVSESEQVVCGLSGGVDSTVAAVLVHRAIGSRLHCLFVDNGLLRKGEAEEVERVLGAQGLGLPLHRIDAKSEFLTALEGVSDPEEKRKIIGRVFIEVFEREAKRFENVKYLVQGTLYPDVIESVSPNGGPSVTIKSHHNVGGLPEKMNLKLIEPLRDLFKDEVRKFGEQLNIPSDLLWRHPFPGPGLAVRVLGPVSEDRLAILREADAIFIDELHSTGLYNEIWQAFTVLLPIHSVGVMGDERTYENVLALRAVTSQDGMTADWYYLPQDVLKRLSNRIINEVKGVNRVVMDVSSKPPATIEWE, from the coding sequence GATTCATCCCTGCACCACCTCAGCAAGTGATTCACAGTTTGATGACGTAAAGGCGATTATACTATCAGGGGGACCGAATAGTGTCTTGGACGAGAATCGCCCAGATTTTGACGAAAATTGGCTGAAGCGTGAGGTTCCAATTCTTGGAATCTGCTATGGAATGCAACTGCTGGCGCAGCACTATGGAGGAAAGGTGGCACGTTCTACCAGACGTGAATACGGGCGGGCTGATTTTCGCCTCGTAGAGCCATCACTGCTTTGTAAGGGGTTACCAGAACAGGAATCTTCTCAGGTATGGATGAGTCACGGTGACCACGTAGAGGCGCTGCCAAAAGACTTTGCTACCATTGGAGCGAGTGACACCCTACCAATAGCAGCCATGGCGCATAATACAAGACCGATGTATGCCCTCCAATTTCATCCTGAAGTTGCTCATAGTGAACATGGGATAAAGCTCATTGAAAACTTTCTTTTCGAAATAGCAAAGCTGAACCGAGACTGGGACGCATCGCATTTTATCCATCAAGCAGTCGAGACTATCTCTCATACTGTGTCAGAAAGTGAGCAGGTGGTGTGTGGCCTGAGTGGTGGCGTTGATTCCACAGTCGCGGCAGTACTCGTACACCGAGCTATTGGTTCACGTCTTCATTGCCTTTTTGTTGACAACGGGCTCCTTCGAAAGGGAGAAGCAGAGGAGGTAGAGCGCGTTTTAGGAGCGCAGGGATTAGGCCTCCCACTGCATCGAATAGACGCGAAGAGTGAATTCTTAACGGCGCTTGAAGGCGTTAGTGATCCAGAAGAAAAAAGGAAGATCATCGGACGGGTTTTTATCGAGGTGTTTGAGCGTGAAGCCAAGCGCTTTGAAAATGTAAAATATCTCGTTCAAGGCACCCTCTATCCGGACGTAATCGAGAGCGTTTCGCCAAATGGTGGACCTTCAGTAACGATAAAGAGTCACCATAATGTTGGCGGTTTACCAGAAAAGATGAATTTAAAACTCATTGAACCACTACGTGACCTTTTTAAGGACGAAGTTCGAAAGTTTGGGGAACAGCTGAATATTCCATCTGATCTTTTATGGAGACATCCATTCCCAGGACCAGGGCTTGCAGTCAGAGTGCTTGGACCGGTATCCGAGGACCGGCTTGCAATTCTCCGAGAAGCAGATGCGATTTTTATCGATGAACTGCATTCAACTGGTTTATACAATGAAATCTGGCAGGCATTTACCGTCCTTCTACCAATTCACAGTGTTGGAGTGATGGGAGACGAACGCACCTATGAGAATGTGCTTGCTCTGCGTGCCGTAACATCACAAGACGGAATGACGGCAGACTGGTACTACCTGCCGCAAGATGTCCTTAAGCGCCTGAGCAATCGGATTATCAATGAAGTAAAAGGGGTGAATCGGGTCGTAATGGACGTCTCAAGCAAGCCGCCTGCCACGATTGAGTGGGAGTAG
- a CDS encoding HTTM domain-containing protein has translation MLGFVTCGYHLLIFLRRISMKWLSAYCSLDLRSLALFRMSLGLVLLLDLVNRGSYLSAHYTDFGVLPRGALLSEFTYSDWLFSLHLINGSVFFQGLLFTLAFAFALSLLFGFYTRTSTVVSWLLLVSLHTRNPMVLQGGDVLLRVLLFWAMFLPLGAYCSIDRAKSERKEASSAPRLASFALLIQVASMYLFSVLLKLHPTWYNSYTAVEQALLIDQFTKPFGYFLLDYPELIRIMTILALFIEWVAVICLINPFFIPQSRLVGALLLIGFHVLGLHTTMELGLFPWICAIAWLAFLPALFWEMPSMKYLTSVLKARLSFWSRCCPQEAGIERPRVSGLNIARNLFILITILYISLWNIRGLLPKSNWTYFPHSVNWYGELLRIDQMWDMFSPFPLIDDGWYIIEGKLRDNSSVNVMNPESPIPYKKPLYVSRTYPSQRWRKYMMNLWQKENERHRLYYGRYLCRSWNSRHATDKQLMTFKMVFMWEQTQPDGSEAEPEEVILWNHYCFEEAKAPLNSE, from the coding sequence ATGCTAGGTTTTGTAACCTGTGGCTATCATCTGCTCATTTTCTTGCGGCGTATTTCTATGAAATGGCTCTCTGCATATTGCTCGTTAGACCTTCGGTCGCTAGCGCTGTTTCGTATGTCGCTTGGTTTGGTTCTACTTCTCGACCTTGTAAATCGAGGCTCTTATCTGAGCGCACACTATACCGATTTTGGAGTGCTTCCTCGGGGCGCTCTCCTATCAGAGTTTACGTACTCTGACTGGTTATTTTCACTGCATCTCATTAACGGCAGTGTTTTCTTTCAAGGGCTCCTTTTTACGTTGGCGTTTGCCTTTGCCCTCTCATTACTCTTCGGTTTCTATACTCGCACATCAACGGTCGTCAGTTGGTTGCTACTGGTATCACTTCATACGCGAAATCCAATGGTACTCCAGGGAGGAGATGTTCTGCTCCGTGTGCTTTTATTCTGGGCGATGTTCCTTCCTTTGGGGGCATATTGCTCGATTGATAGAGCGAAGTCAGAGAGAAAGGAAGCCTCTTCTGCACCTCGCCTCGCTTCCTTTGCGCTTCTTATTCAAGTTGCAAGTATGTATCTTTTCTCCGTGCTCTTGAAGCTGCATCCTACCTGGTACAATTCGTACACTGCCGTTGAGCAAGCGCTCCTCATCGATCAGTTTACCAAGCCCTTTGGCTACTTTCTCCTCGACTATCCAGAGCTTATTCGTATTATGACGATACTTGCTCTTTTCATAGAGTGGGTCGCAGTTATTTGTCTCATCAATCCGTTTTTTATCCCACAGTCGAGATTGGTAGGAGCTCTTCTCTTAATTGGATTTCACGTACTGGGATTGCATACCACAATGGAATTGGGGCTCTTTCCATGGATCTGTGCTATAGCCTGGTTAGCCTTCCTTCCAGCACTGTTCTGGGAGATGCCTTCAATGAAGTATCTCACTTCTGTCCTGAAAGCGCGGCTTTCTTTTTGGAGCCGATGTTGCCCCCAAGAGGCAGGTATCGAACGGCCTCGTGTCAGCGGTCTCAATATCGCGAGAAATCTTTTTATCCTTATAACGATTCTCTATATAAGTCTTTGGAATATCCGTGGATTACTTCCGAAGAGTAACTGGACATACTTTCCGCACTCCGTGAACTGGTATGGAGAACTATTACGAATTGATCAGATGTGGGATATGTTTTCGCCTTTTCCTCTCATTGATGATGGCTGGTATATTATCGAAGGGAAATTGAGAGACAATTCCTCTGTTAACGTAATGAATCCGGAATCTCCTATCCCCTATAAAAAACCGCTCTATGTATCAAGAACGTATCCCAGTCAGCGTTGGCGAAAGTATATGATGAACCTGTGGCAGAAAGAGAATGAACGACACAGGCTCTATTATGGAAGGTATTTGTGCAGGTCTTGGAATAGTAGACATGCCACAGACAAACAGCTCATGACATTTAAGATGGTATTCATGTGGGAGCAGACTCAGCCTGATGGAAGTGAAGCTGAACCCGAGGAAGTGATTCTTTGGAATCACTACTGTTTTGAAGAAGCGAAAGCACCTCTGAACAGTGAATGA
- a CDS encoding DUF2156 domain-containing protein — translation MTLSCFTPLSWSYIPTYSRSAQSTSLQLKSIKIDSTSRFIPFGMHAFQSREELANQLVPELHRIPTIVRGIPESLRELILLSSYVAIPFGSEAILDVSSYAPSDSVRQIAQRGLRKGTIGGGQGEAYPSALPPMKDLQREAPLRGLFRRFPTKSQYFFSFTESKDSALSAWISLTRRGQYHMHLEQLQRSDRASTGAMEALLLRAIHFAQESGFQTLSLGEVPCVLPKEYDGSNPSISGRFLRLINQCGKWILQPGYSAGGLFNFKDKFSPRWEPIYWLIPKERGYAIFVETLAATGVVRLIVKGRTKRL, via the coding sequence ATGACGCTCTCCTGTTTTACCCCTTTAAGCTGGTCCTATATCCCGACGTATTCGAGATCCGCTCAGTCTACTTCACTTCAGCTCAAAAGCATCAAGATCGATAGTACCTCGAGATTTATCCCCTTTGGAATGCACGCATTCCAATCCCGAGAAGAGCTTGCGAATCAGCTGGTTCCAGAGCTGCATAGAATACCCACAATTGTGAGAGGAATTCCAGAGTCGCTTCGAGAGCTTATTCTCCTCTCGAGCTATGTGGCTATCCCGTTTGGGAGTGAGGCAATTTTGGATGTATCCTCTTATGCGCCATCCGACTCCGTACGGCAAATAGCCCAGCGGGGGCTAAGAAAAGGAACAATTGGAGGCGGTCAAGGCGAGGCCTATCCGTCTGCATTGCCCCCCATGAAGGATCTTCAGCGTGAGGCCCCCTTACGGGGGCTATTTCGTCGTTTTCCCACAAAATCGCAATATTTCTTCTCCTTTACTGAATCGAAGGATAGCGCATTATCAGCTTGGATTTCTCTGACTCGTAGAGGTCAATATCATATGCACCTTGAGCAGCTCCAACGCTCTGACAGGGCTTCGACCGGAGCCATGGAGGCGCTCTTGTTGAGGGCCATTCACTTTGCGCAAGAGAGTGGGTTTCAAACCTTGAGTCTCGGTGAAGTGCCGTGCGTGCTGCCCAAGGAATATGACGGCTCAAACCCGAGCATCTCAGGACGTTTCCTTCGATTAATCAATCAATGTGGGAAGTGGATTTTACAACCAGGTTACTCTGCTGGAGGGCTTTTTAACTTTAAGGATAAATTTTCACCTCGATGGGAGCCAATTTACTGGCTGATTCCGAAGGAACGAGGGTATGCGATCTTTGTTGAAACGTTAGCTGCTACTGGCGTCGTAAGACTCATCGTCAAGGGAAGAACAAAAAGACTTTAG
- a CDS encoding NAD-dependent epimerase/dehydratase family protein has product MQKSNGIVLITGAAGFVGSYVVKEFLESGHTVRAFVRSSSNLAQLARVLGVAEEGLADVAGLSFAVGDITEFNSLDQAMDGVATVIHIAALFREAKHGEDMYRRVNIEGTRNVLEAAERAGVAKVVHCSTVGVHSHIPNPPANEDEEYRPGDIYQETKCEGEKVALDFFQKSRVNGVVIRPAMIWGPGDERTLKLFKGILKGRFPFIGWGKTYLHWVSVIDLAKAFRLAAETEIPSGEVFIIAGKESILLKDLLGKIAMMLGRTPTRLRLPALPFQVAGTLCELLCRPLGIEPPLHRRRVDFFTKTRAFSTMKAAELLQYEPRGSIDDEIREIIQWYEQHDWQVC; this is encoded by the coding sequence ATGCAAAAATCGAATGGAATTGTGCTGATCACTGGTGCAGCAGGTTTTGTAGGCTCCTATGTGGTGAAAGAGTTCCTCGAAAGCGGACATACTGTTCGAGCATTCGTCCGCAGCTCATCCAACCTAGCGCAACTCGCGAGGGTCTTAGGGGTTGCTGAGGAGGGACTCGCTGATGTTGCGGGGCTATCCTTTGCAGTTGGCGACATAACTGAGTTCAATTCGCTCGATCAGGCGATGGATGGAGTTGCTACTGTCATTCATATAGCCGCGCTTTTTCGTGAAGCGAAGCATGGTGAAGATATGTATCGTCGAGTCAATATCGAGGGAACAAGGAACGTGCTTGAGGCTGCCGAAAGGGCAGGGGTCGCCAAAGTGGTACATTGTAGCACAGTAGGAGTTCATAGCCACATTCCTAACCCTCCAGCAAATGAAGACGAAGAATATCGTCCTGGTGATATCTATCAAGAGACCAAGTGCGAGGGAGAAAAAGTCGCACTCGACTTTTTTCAGAAGTCTCGAGTCAATGGAGTCGTTATCCGCCCAGCCATGATTTGGGGTCCAGGTGATGAGCGAACCTTAAAATTATTCAAGGGAATTTTAAAAGGAAGATTTCCATTTATTGGATGGGGCAAAACCTACTTGCACTGGGTCTCAGTGATAGATTTGGCGAAAGCTTTTCGCTTAGCAGCTGAAACAGAGATTCCATCAGGAGAGGTATTCATTATTGCTGGAAAGGAGTCGATTCTGCTCAAGGATCTTCTGGGCAAAATCGCTATGATGCTGGGACGAACACCCACTCGCTTACGTCTCCCAGCATTACCATTTCAAGTAGCGGGAACGCTCTGTGAACTTTTGTGCCGTCCGCTGGGAATTGAGCCACCTCTGCATCGGCGACGGGTAGATTTTTTTACAAAGACTCGCGCCTTTTCCACCATGAAAGCGGCAGAACTGCTCCAATACGAACCGCGAGGGTCCATTGATGATGAGATAAGAGAGATCATCCAATGGTACGAACAACACGACTGGCAGGTCTGTTAG
- a CDS encoding 2-oxoglutarate dehydrogenase E1 component, with translation MRRRSTVSCIPSQPISGSSEEEGSEQEKNIPWFCDIGPNDAYVQEMFRLYQQDPALVGEVWTHYFEDLARTHAVQGDEQQNQNSHSHTSSNEGSSASASEPAPFNQVNGYYTAPSGSPAAQERVYRMISAFRGRGHFKAKINPLTQGVLHLPEVEDVNVDFYQFSPEQLSERFFCSGLALREQMTLQEIIDKLDESYCGSIGFEFTHLLDQDERLWLQERIENRFERGYRLTRAQRVQRLKKVIEAEAFESELHKKYVGHKRFSLQGTETLIPMLDNLLEEAASGGVQKIVIGMPHRGRLNVLVNIVGKPLEEVFSEFEDQSVQTALGSGDVKYHMGFESTHTDINGREIQLQLAPNPSHLEFVNPVVEGIVRAAQDNEHNRNRKAVLPVLMHGDAAFAGQGVVFETLNMSLVRGYRVGGTVHIVVNNQIGFTTDPEDSRSSVYCTDMGKAVQAPVFHVNCEDVEASCWAIKTALDFRNEYGRDVIIDLYGYRKYGHNEGDDPSFTQPVSYKEITKKTNIAEIYTNELINEGTVTREEADALLKEFKDKFSSANIEPRMEAIGDAPAESPADFQTEPQTRVSMDTLEMVATSLIDYPESFVPHPKLTRILEKRVASLQEAGGIDWGFAEALAFGALQLDGVSVRLSGQDSGRGTFSQRHLALNHHERQERFFPLQRLQETQGGAPNVGGFEVVNSTLSEAGVLGFEFGYSTIARKHLVLWEAQFGDFANGAQVHIDQFLVSSESKWGQRSGLVLLLPHGYEGQGPEHSSARLERFLQLCAEENITVAYPSSGAQHFHLLRRQGLTESKRPLVIMTPKSLLRLPEAGSSVEQLTDGAFQPIISEKIGDPQSSSRCAVLLSGKIYYDVRKKLEQMSSEMKDKTFTLCRIEQLYPFPRQELQSIIEKDDIHNCFWVQEEPENMGAWRFVNNNFQQSLGVDLHFIGRSASASTATGSAKRHALEQANIVQHVVDSVVNADGD, from the coding sequence ATGAGGAGAAGAAGCACTGTGTCTTGTATACCATCTCAGCCGATTTCAGGCTCGTCCGAAGAAGAAGGTTCTGAACAAGAGAAAAATATTCCTTGGTTTTGTGATATCGGCCCCAATGATGCGTATGTCCAGGAGATGTTTCGTCTTTACCAACAGGATCCTGCTCTCGTTGGCGAAGTTTGGACTCATTATTTTGAAGATCTCGCTCGTACACATGCCGTTCAAGGAGATGAACAGCAGAATCAAAATTCTCACTCCCATACGAGCTCGAACGAGGGGTCAAGTGCCTCTGCTTCAGAGCCCGCTCCCTTTAACCAGGTAAACGGTTACTACACCGCTCCATCGGGATCACCAGCGGCTCAGGAGCGCGTCTATCGCATGATCAGTGCTTTCAGAGGCAGGGGACACTTTAAGGCAAAGATTAATCCACTCACCCAAGGAGTACTGCACCTTCCAGAGGTCGAGGACGTGAACGTAGATTTTTATCAGTTTAGCCCGGAACAACTCTCAGAGCGATTTTTTTGCTCTGGATTAGCGCTCCGTGAGCAAATGACCTTACAAGAGATTATCGATAAGCTGGACGAATCCTATTGTGGCTCGATTGGATTTGAGTTCACGCACCTCCTCGATCAAGACGAAAGACTTTGGCTTCAAGAACGAATAGAAAATCGATTTGAGAGAGGATATCGCCTCACCAGGGCCCAGCGAGTACAGCGATTAAAAAAAGTTATTGAGGCGGAAGCATTCGAATCAGAACTCCATAAAAAATACGTCGGGCACAAGCGATTTTCGCTCCAGGGAACGGAAACCTTAATCCCCATGCTTGACAACTTACTTGAAGAAGCAGCTTCCGGTGGAGTACAGAAAATTGTCATCGGTATGCCTCATAGAGGTCGCCTGAACGTGCTTGTCAATATCGTTGGAAAACCACTCGAGGAAGTGTTCTCCGAATTTGAAGATCAAAGCGTTCAAACAGCGCTCGGGTCTGGTGATGTGAAGTACCATATGGGATTTGAATCAACCCATACAGACATCAATGGGCGGGAAATTCAATTACAGCTAGCACCGAACCCGTCTCACCTTGAGTTTGTAAATCCAGTCGTGGAGGGAATTGTACGCGCAGCTCAGGATAATGAGCATAATCGCAACAGAAAGGCTGTTCTGCCAGTTCTCATGCATGGGGATGCCGCGTTTGCTGGTCAGGGTGTCGTATTCGAGACCTTGAACATGTCCCTTGTGAGGGGCTATCGCGTTGGTGGAACCGTCCACATTGTAGTGAATAATCAGATTGGTTTCACTACGGATCCGGAAGATTCACGTTCTTCGGTCTACTGCACTGATATGGGTAAAGCAGTGCAAGCCCCTGTATTTCATGTGAACTGTGAGGACGTCGAAGCTTCATGTTGGGCGATTAAGACGGCGCTTGATTTTCGAAATGAATATGGACGCGACGTGATCATAGATCTGTATGGTTACCGAAAATACGGCCATAATGAAGGAGATGATCCGAGCTTCACTCAGCCAGTCTCCTACAAAGAAATCACAAAAAAAACGAATATAGCAGAGATCTATACCAACGAACTCATCAATGAAGGGACCGTAACTCGCGAAGAAGCAGATGCTCTCCTGAAGGAGTTTAAGGATAAATTCTCTTCAGCCAACATTGAGCCACGGATGGAGGCAATTGGCGATGCGCCAGCAGAGAGTCCTGCTGATTTCCAGACCGAGCCTCAGACTCGCGTTTCAATGGATACACTTGAAATGGTTGCTACCTCGTTGATTGATTATCCAGAATCCTTCGTTCCGCATCCCAAATTAACGCGAATTCTGGAGAAGCGAGTGGCGAGTCTCCAAGAGGCTGGTGGAATTGATTGGGGTTTTGCAGAAGCGCTCGCATTTGGAGCCTTGCAACTGGACGGAGTCAGCGTTCGACTCAGTGGTCAAGACAGTGGCCGAGGCACTTTTAGCCAGAGGCACCTTGCTCTCAATCATCACGAAAGGCAGGAACGATTTTTCCCGTTGCAACGGCTACAGGAGACTCAGGGTGGTGCTCCAAACGTTGGAGGATTTGAAGTTGTCAATAGCACCCTATCAGAAGCAGGGGTGCTCGGCTTTGAGTTTGGGTATTCAACGATCGCGAGAAAACATCTTGTTCTGTGGGAAGCTCAGTTCGGTGATTTTGCGAATGGTGCACAGGTGCATATTGACCAGTTCCTCGTGAGCTCAGAATCAAAATGGGGTCAACGCTCTGGTCTTGTCTTGTTGTTACCGCATGGATATGAGGGACAAGGACCTGAGCACTCCAGCGCCCGCCTGGAACGCTTCCTTCAACTGTGCGCTGAAGAGAATATAACCGTTGCTTACCCGAGTTCAGGTGCTCAGCACTTCCATCTTCTTCGAAGACAGGGGCTCACAGAGAGCAAGCGCCCATTAGTCATCATGACTCCCAAAAGTTTACTCCGCTTGCCTGAGGCAGGCTCATCGGTTGAGCAGCTGACCGATGGAGCCTTTCAACCGATCATCAGTGAAAAAATTGGAGACCCTCAAAGCTCGTCTCGGTGTGCGGTCCTTCTTTCCGGAAAAATCTATTACGACGTGCGGAAAAAGTTAGAGCAGATGTCCTCAGAGATGAAAGATAAGACCTTTACCCTCTGTCGTATAGAACAGCTCTACCCATTTCCGAGACAAGAGCTCCAGTCCATTATTGAAAAGGATGACATTCATAATTGCTTCTGGGTTCAAGAGGAGCCTGAGAACATGGGGGCTTGGAGATTTGTTAACAACAACTTTCAGCAGTCACTCGGCGTAGACCTTCATTTCATCGGTCGTTCCGCCTCTGCGAGCACAGCCACTGGGTCAGCGAAGCGCCATGCTCTCGAACAGGCAAATATTGTTCAACACGTAGTAGATAGTGTGGTCAACGCAGACGGAGACTAG